A stretch of the Archangium violaceum genome encodes the following:
- a CDS encoding SMI1/KNR4 family protein, translated as MPTPLSSLLEEVSREHFPHPPATPGEIEEFERRVGWKLDPDLRAFYLHCNGAELFKRLPNTPYRLLSLAEIIRARVAIYGEDDDKWGPATMYTLCDVQDGDYVLVDVARQENDRYPLTDGYHEAWPNPEYCGPVASSFSEFLEKALRSKGRLFYLQSTSQEQPG; from the coding sequence ATGCCCACCCCTCTCAGCAGCCTGCTCGAAGAGGTCTCCCGCGAGCACTTCCCCCATCCTCCCGCCACGCCTGGGGAGATTGAAGAGTTCGAGCGCCGGGTGGGCTGGAAGCTAGACCCCGACCTGCGGGCCTTCTACCTGCATTGCAATGGAGCCGAACTGTTCAAGCGGCTACCGAACACCCCGTATCGTCTCCTTTCCCTGGCCGAGATCATCCGGGCACGGGTGGCTATCTACGGGGAAGATGATGACAAGTGGGGCCCGGCCACGATGTACACCCTCTGTGACGTACAGGACGGGGATTACGTACTGGTGGACGTAGCCCGCCAGGAGAACGATCGCTATCCCCTGACGGACGGCTACCATGAGGCGTGGCCGAATCCGGAGTACTGCGGTCCGGTCGCCAGTTCCTTCTCGGAGTTCTTGGAGAAGGCGCTGCGCAGCAAGGGCCGCTTGTTCTACTTGCAGTCGACCAGCCAGGAGCAGCCCGGCTGA
- a CDS encoding outer membrane lipoprotein-sorting protein, with the protein MNPRALVSACALVLALLLPAVAGAADAKPPPSPDEILRLIDKRMSMASDYKGVVRIREIRKDGVERAIEMHVYRRDSAQNFLMLITQPRNLAGGGYLRIGGNLWEYSASTGQWVRTTRRANIVGTIACEGDFDRSRLAEDYTAKDDGVETIRGTPFRKLLLTAKESAEVSFPLLRLWLDADNNIVKRVGYAPSGRTLRTDVVRSYQRLKDPATGESVYHYREVLELEEEEGTQIIVRYEDVQLAPLDTNIFTKTWLEGRLR; encoded by the coding sequence ATGAACCCGCGTGCCCTGGTGTCCGCCTGTGCCCTCGTGCTCGCCCTGCTGCTGCCGGCCGTGGCGGGCGCCGCTGATGCGAAGCCACCGCCCTCGCCGGATGAGATCCTGCGCCTCATCGACAAGCGGATGTCCATGGCCAGTGACTACAAGGGCGTCGTGCGCATCCGGGAGATCCGCAAGGACGGCGTCGAGCGAGCCATCGAGATGCACGTCTACCGCCGCGACTCGGCGCAGAACTTCCTCATGCTCATCACCCAGCCGCGCAACCTGGCGGGCGGCGGGTACCTGCGCATCGGCGGCAACCTGTGGGAGTACAGCGCTTCGACGGGCCAGTGGGTACGCACCACCCGGCGCGCCAACATCGTGGGCACCATCGCGTGCGAGGGGGACTTCGATCGCTCGCGTCTGGCCGAGGACTACACCGCGAAGGATGACGGCGTGGAGACGATCCGCGGCACCCCCTTCCGCAAGCTCCTGCTGACGGCGAAGGAGAGCGCCGAGGTCAGCTTCCCCCTGCTGCGGCTGTGGCTCGACGCGGACAACAACATCGTCAAGCGCGTGGGGTACGCGCCGTCGGGCCGGACGCTGCGCACCGATGTCGTCCGCAGCTACCAGCGGCTCAAGGACCCGGCCACGGGCGAGTCCGTCTACCACTACCGTGAGGTGCTCGAGCTGGAGGAGGAGGAGGGCACGCAGATCATCGTGCGCTACGAGGATGTGCAGCTCGCGCCCCTCGATACCAACATCTTCACCAAGACGTGGCTCGAGGGACGGCTGCGGTAA
- a CDS encoding ABC transporter permease gives MLAVLRIALRNLLLHRERGLLLLCVISGASALLVGVMALKTGVAATQREVVTTFLSGDLNIGGYFKVHPDSIAPVIGEAPRVRAVVEPLLPAECRLRERGRGQATAGAGRHRVGSFMMGLDVAREQDSLSHFKVKDGALQSLEKPRTVALSTQLAERLRVKRGDITTLFTQTAGGKRNALDVEVVAITERAGLLGESAGILVSNATLRELGGYRPEAAGVFQLACGETTDVDALGGRLREALRQAGFEVLPASNEAYGDKLTPLLREGWAGQRLDVSTWEDESSFLAFITDGLSALTVLVGAIVFGIVVVGLFVSLSVAVRERTREIGTLRAMGMQRTAVVGMFMLEGLLLGLLASSLGAGVAAALCTFLQGSVSLPEALAGFLFSDTLPLAPRLSQAVSAVVLVTVGAALASILPAARAASLPPRSAMESL, from the coding sequence ATGCTGGCCGTGCTCCGGATCGCCCTTCGCAACCTGTTGCTCCACCGCGAGCGGGGGCTGTTGCTCCTGTGCGTCATCTCCGGCGCCAGCGCGCTGCTCGTGGGGGTGATGGCCCTGAAGACGGGCGTCGCCGCCACCCAGCGCGAGGTGGTGACGACGTTCCTCAGCGGGGACCTCAACATCGGCGGCTACTTCAAGGTGCACCCCGACTCCATCGCCCCGGTCATCGGCGAGGCCCCCCGGGTTCGCGCCGTGGTCGAGCCCCTGCTCCCAGCGGAGTGCCGCCTGCGCGAGCGGGGCCGCGGTCAGGCCACCGCGGGCGCCGGACGCCACCGGGTGGGCTCCTTCATGATGGGCCTGGACGTGGCGCGCGAGCAGGACTCGCTGTCCCACTTCAAGGTGAAGGACGGCGCGCTCCAGTCGCTGGAGAAGCCGCGCACGGTGGCGCTCTCCACGCAGCTCGCCGAGCGGCTCCGCGTCAAGCGCGGGGACATCACCACCCTCTTCACGCAGACGGCGGGGGGCAAGCGCAACGCGCTGGACGTCGAGGTGGTCGCCATCACCGAGCGGGCCGGGTTGTTGGGCGAGTCCGCCGGCATCCTCGTCTCCAACGCCACTCTGCGGGAGCTCGGCGGGTACCGCCCGGAGGCCGCGGGCGTGTTCCAGCTCGCCTGTGGTGAGACGACGGACGTGGACGCCCTGGGCGGACGTCTCCGCGAGGCGCTGCGCCAGGCGGGCTTCGAGGTGCTGCCGGCCTCGAACGAGGCGTACGGGGACAAGCTGACGCCGCTGCTGCGCGAGGGCTGGGCCGGCCAGCGGCTGGACGTCTCCACCTGGGAGGACGAGTCCTCCTTCCTCGCCTTCATCACCGACGGGCTCTCCGCCCTGACGGTGCTGGTGGGCGCCATCGTCTTCGGCATCGTCGTGGTGGGACTGTTCGTCTCACTGAGCGTGGCCGTCCGCGAGCGGACGCGGGAGATCGGCACGCTGCGCGCCATGGGCATGCAGCGCACCGCCGTGGTGGGCATGTTCATGCTGGAGGGCCTGTTGTTGGGGCTGCTGGCCTCCAGCCTCGGGGCTGGCGTGGCCGCGGCCCTGTGCACCTTCCTCCAGGGCTCCGTCTCCCTGCCCGAGGCGCTCGCCGGCTTCCTCTTCAGCGACACCCTCCCGTTGGCACCTCGGCTGTCGCAGGCCGTGTCCGCCGTGGTGCTCGTCACCGTGGGCGCGGCCCTTGCCTCCATCCTCCCCGCGGCCCGTGCCGCTTCCCTCCCTCCCCGATCCGCCATGGAGTCCCTGTGA
- a CDS encoding FtsX-like permease family protein → MVLSFALRSILARPRSWLVALLAAWMAGLLTLGLALVGSIADGTRKSLIESGAGDLQVFNSASAGVPQMLPGPGGSPELVPLPDYAALETRLRAVEGVAEVVPLEGGGATVFRGNYLDDRFAAVRAVAREPASEERRARLGRLAEDLRHTLERVARDAHRREEAFANDASAQEDFRALEEAVSERFWARFAEEPFPALEFLENRVARQAGEGASIDVDYLGTDMPLFARAFSRFELVTGELPPPGARGLLLGHGAYEQHFKLSIASRLDELKRERERGSTFADDERARTLVERNLAEIPDLLSRLDVERASALRAVLARQLGHEGALEALLKEFLTLDDGNFDTRYTLFHGELAPHLPLYRVRPGDTLVLRGALAMGAGVPVRVWGTFRFRGLGGDGSRANATSLVDLVTARLLADRMTRSQTEEARRLLDSLGMSGPAQEVSATEFGLPTVIDEEPVAPGGAEPVFERQDVGPADRFTDAEQKEGVLHAALVLKPGAQSEAVAERIRLLAQEQKLPLELASWEDVGGFVSGLVGMLRVLLFVLALLVGLFVLLVSTGTLLLLARERVGEVGTLRAVGMQRGEVFTGLLVEGLLLGALGSVLGIALGAAVLLGVAGQGLAVRDESLQFFLGGPVLYPRLEVWHALVVGLGCSAVVMGASLVPAWRGSSVTPIVAMRQRED, encoded by the coding sequence ATGGTGCTGTCGTTCGCGCTGCGAAGCATCCTGGCGCGCCCTCGGAGCTGGCTCGTCGCGCTGCTCGCGGCTTGGATGGCGGGCCTGCTCACCCTGGGGCTCGCGCTCGTGGGCAGCATCGCCGATGGGACGCGCAAGAGCCTCATCGAGAGCGGAGCCGGCGATCTGCAGGTGTTCAACTCCGCCTCGGCCGGGGTGCCCCAGATGTTGCCGGGCCCCGGAGGCTCGCCGGAGCTCGTCCCGCTGCCCGACTACGCCGCGCTCGAGACGCGGCTGCGCGCGGTGGAGGGCGTGGCCGAGGTGGTGCCGCTCGAGGGAGGTGGGGCCACGGTGTTCCGCGGCAACTACCTGGATGACCGGTTCGCCGCGGTGCGGGCCGTGGCGAGGGAGCCCGCCTCCGAGGAGCGTCGGGCCCGGCTGGGTCGGCTCGCGGAGGACCTGCGGCATACCCTGGAGCGCGTGGCCCGGGACGCGCACCGGCGGGAGGAGGCGTTCGCGAACGATGCGTCCGCCCAGGAGGACTTCCGCGCGCTGGAGGAGGCCGTCTCGGAGCGGTTCTGGGCGCGCTTCGCGGAGGAGCCGTTTCCGGCGCTCGAGTTCCTCGAGAACCGCGTGGCGCGGCAGGCGGGGGAGGGCGCCTCCATCGACGTGGACTACCTGGGCACGGACATGCCGCTGTTCGCGCGGGCCTTCTCTCGCTTCGAGCTGGTCACGGGCGAGCTGCCGCCCCCGGGCGCCCGTGGACTGCTGTTGGGGCACGGGGCCTACGAGCAGCACTTCAAGCTCTCCATCGCCTCCCGGCTCGACGAGCTGAAGCGCGAGCGCGAGCGGGGGAGCACCTTCGCCGACGATGAGCGGGCCCGGACGCTGGTGGAGCGCAACCTGGCGGAGATTCCGGATCTGCTGTCCCGGCTCGACGTGGAGCGGGCTTCCGCGCTGCGGGCCGTGCTCGCGCGCCAGTTGGGGCACGAGGGAGCGCTGGAGGCACTGTTGAAGGAGTTCCTCACGCTCGACGATGGCAACTTCGACACGCGCTACACGCTCTTCCATGGAGAGCTGGCGCCCCACCTGCCGCTGTACCGCGTCCGGCCTGGAGACACGCTCGTGCTGCGAGGTGCCCTGGCCATGGGGGCCGGTGTGCCCGTGCGCGTGTGGGGGACGTTCCGCTTCCGCGGGCTCGGTGGGGATGGCAGCCGGGCCAACGCCACCAGCCTGGTGGACCTCGTCACCGCGCGCCTGCTGGCCGACCGGATGACGCGCTCCCAGACGGAGGAGGCCCGGCGGCTGCTGGACTCGCTCGGCATGTCCGGCCCCGCGCAGGAGGTGTCGGCCACGGAGTTCGGTCTGCCGACGGTGATCGACGAGGAGCCCGTGGCTCCCGGTGGCGCGGAGCCTGTCTTCGAGCGCCAGGACGTGGGGCCCGCGGATCGCTTCACCGACGCGGAGCAGAAGGAGGGGGTGCTGCATGCGGCCCTCGTGCTGAAGCCCGGCGCGCAGTCGGAGGCCGTCGCCGAGCGCATCCGCCTGCTCGCCCAGGAGCAGAAGCTTCCGCTGGAGCTCGCGAGCTGGGAGGACGTGGGCGGCTTCGTCAGTGGCCTGGTGGGGATGCTGAGGGTGCTGCTGTTCGTGCTCGCGCTGCTGGTGGGGCTGTTCGTGCTGCTGGTGTCGACCGGGACGCTGCTGCTGCTGGCGCGGGAGCGGGTCGGTGAGGTGGGCACCCTGCGCGCGGTGGGGATGCAGCGCGGTGAGGTGTTCACCGGCCTGCTCGTGGAGGGGCTGCTGCTGGGCGCGCTGGGGAGCGTGCTCGGCATCGCCCTGGGCGCCGCCGTGCTGCTGGGCGTCGCGGGTCAGGGGCTCGCCGTGCGCGACGAGTCCCTCCAATTCTTCCTGGGAGGCCCGGTGTTGTACCCGCGGCTCGAGGTCTGGCATGCGCTCGTGGTCGGGCTGGGGTGCTCGGCCGTGGTGATGGGCGCCTCGCTGGTGCCCGCGTGGCGCGGCAGCTCGGTCACCCCCATCGTGGCCATGCGCCAGAGGGAGGACTGA
- a CDS encoding SDR family NAD(P)-dependent oxidoreductase: MAPRTMSAGAVEQLLLTDSRVQDVCVTEVGEAAVAWVVPWRALRAEALEAFLRERLGEDSPCVALMDSLPVLESGEPDREALCRLTPATSLRLQWLEARLHQAGHEAVALAGPASRSERFEPFDELFPESLRPGAGEASEASAAHVSSRPAGGGAGQPSFLVGEPRRSPPGAPDDLGGLLRHAAEVHPDRTVTFIDLEGRRETLRYAELWQEALRLLGGLRALGLKPGERVMFVMDRPGDYVRAFWGCTLGGMVPVPMAWPSSFERSHAGVVRILSVSERLGGPLVLTGSQAVSALESLGLRAVSFSSLDRSTAGEPVAHAPSSPAVLSFTSGSTGRPKGVLLTQDNLLAMCDAMRAGGWYTEEDLGVSWMPLDHVAGLAYPHLTSLRMGTSHVLVSRDYVLGDVLRWLDLLSELGGTMSWAPNFAYGLVVDRLSRGERRAWNLSRVRVLACGGEPIIPDTLRRFTSLLEREGLRQDAICPGWGMAETSSFHTLTRGVRTPEEESCVLLGPPPAGSMLRIVDEQDAVVPQGAVGHLQVRGVTVLTGYMDDAAINAQSFTPDGWLRTGDLAIIHDGQMAITGRQKEVLIINGNNVYPQEIESVVEQVPGVLPSFSVACPTRVGGTQTDELLVGFVPSPDAPPLGVLLRSIREHVGRTLGLQVRHLVPLARHQIPKTELGKRGRTEVRRRFEAGELAAERREAERYLGGPATLPRCLAVPRWVPRARRASETVAGSGPLLVVSDAGFAGALRSHVAGRQLLHVEPGSGEALTQALESSAARGQSVAEVVYAVGRSEGTRRMDRTTLVEAVAPLLRLVRALARPAADGPVRLWAVVPSPEGALATGSAHLLVPGLLWSAMAEVSGLEARVLWVPPGEEAAARCVAGELAIPRAAREVSWHDGRRWERAYSPWVPSRVESPRRLQREGFYLVTGALGGVGQAWARYLRRSLRARLLLVGRRERDAVAEAVERELGAAEYVPVDITDAAKLQEVVRQAELRRGRPLDGAFHFAGTLEPLPLESQTAETLVRDAAAHVLGAVALAEVFRVRPRSPLVFTSSLMGTLGAGLHASYCAASGFIDRFAQALAAEGRSAVAVSFSSIRGTGMARDLKASPPGYRMLEPPQALAALLLAVESGASQVLAGVEGSALPWRGAGLGSGVPLEQAHLFVVPQAGGRLPEEGLRADAVLHPVPSLPRSPEGTVDRQALAAEAFGGAADSPLGPFEQVVAEAFREVLGVDAVGAGSDFFSLGGSSLQASRVMARVNERTGLRLREVAVFEYPSVSRLAAYIRQSVDPSQVDVTRLSDEQVALLLHALHAP; encoded by the coding sequence ATGGCTCCACGAACGATGTCGGCCGGCGCAGTCGAGCAGCTCCTCCTGACGGACTCCCGAGTGCAGGATGTCTGTGTGACGGAGGTGGGGGAGGCGGCGGTGGCCTGGGTGGTGCCGTGGCGCGCGCTCCGGGCGGAGGCGTTGGAGGCTTTTCTCCGGGAGCGCCTGGGCGAGGACTCCCCGTGCGTCGCGCTCATGGATTCGCTTCCCGTGCTCGAGTCGGGGGAGCCCGATCGGGAAGCCCTCTGCCGTTTGACTCCCGCCACCTCGCTCCGGCTCCAGTGGTTGGAGGCGCGGCTCCATCAGGCCGGTCACGAAGCGGTGGCGCTGGCCGGCCCCGCATCGAGAAGCGAGCGCTTCGAGCCCTTCGACGAGCTGTTTCCCGAGTCCCTTCGGCCAGGGGCAGGTGAAGCGAGCGAGGCCTCGGCGGCGCATGTCTCCTCCCGTCCCGCTGGCGGGGGGGCTGGGCAGCCGTCCTTCCTCGTGGGGGAGCCTCGTCGTTCTCCTCCGGGTGCCCCGGACGACCTCGGCGGGCTGTTGCGGCATGCGGCGGAGGTCCATCCCGATCGCACCGTGACCTTCATCGACCTGGAGGGGCGGCGCGAGACGCTGCGTTATGCCGAGCTCTGGCAGGAGGCGCTCCGGCTCCTCGGTGGGCTGCGGGCGCTGGGGTTGAAGCCGGGCGAGCGGGTGATGTTCGTGATGGACCGGCCCGGTGATTACGTGCGCGCCTTCTGGGGCTGCACCCTCGGCGGCATGGTGCCCGTGCCCATGGCGTGGCCCTCCTCGTTCGAGCGCTCGCATGCCGGTGTCGTCCGCATCCTCTCCGTGTCGGAGCGTCTGGGGGGACCGCTCGTGCTCACGGGCTCCCAGGCCGTCTCCGCCCTGGAGTCCCTGGGCCTGCGAGCCGTCTCGTTCTCGTCGTTGGACCGGAGCACCGCCGGTGAGCCGGTGGCGCACGCTCCGTCCTCTCCCGCCGTGCTGTCGTTCACCTCCGGCAGCACCGGGCGCCCCAAGGGCGTGCTCCTCACCCAGGACAACCTGCTCGCCATGTGCGATGCGATGCGGGCCGGCGGCTGGTACACCGAGGAGGATCTCGGCGTGAGCTGGATGCCGCTCGACCATGTCGCCGGACTGGCCTACCCCCACCTCACGAGTCTGCGCATGGGCACGTCTCATGTGCTCGTCTCGCGCGACTACGTGCTGGGCGACGTGTTGCGGTGGTTGGACCTGCTCTCCGAGCTCGGCGGCACCATGAGCTGGGCTCCCAACTTCGCCTATGGCCTCGTCGTGGACCGGCTCTCCCGCGGCGAGCGCCGCGCCTGGAATCTCTCGCGCGTTCGCGTGCTGGCCTGCGGGGGTGAGCCCATCATCCCCGACACCCTGCGGCGCTTCACCTCGCTGCTCGAGCGTGAGGGGTTGCGCCAGGATGCCATCTGCCCCGGGTGGGGCATGGCGGAAACCTCCTCGTTCCACACCCTGACGCGCGGGGTGCGCACTCCCGAGGAGGAGTCCTGCGTCCTGCTCGGTCCGCCTCCCGCGGGCTCGATGCTCCGCATCGTCGATGAGCAGGACGCGGTGGTGCCCCAGGGCGCGGTGGGCCACCTCCAGGTGCGCGGCGTCACCGTGCTGACCGGGTACATGGATGACGCGGCCATCAACGCCCAGTCCTTCACTCCGGACGGCTGGCTGCGCACGGGGGACCTCGCCATCATCCATGACGGCCAGATGGCCATCACCGGGCGGCAGAAGGAAGTCCTCATCATCAACGGCAACAACGTCTACCCCCAGGAGATCGAATCCGTGGTGGAGCAGGTGCCGGGCGTGCTGCCGTCGTTCTCCGTGGCGTGCCCCACGCGCGTGGGTGGGACGCAGACGGATGAGCTCCTCGTCGGCTTCGTTCCCTCTCCGGACGCGCCCCCGCTCGGGGTGTTGCTGCGCTCCATTCGCGAGCACGTGGGCCGGACACTCGGACTCCAGGTCCGTCACCTGGTGCCACTCGCCCGTCATCAGATTCCCAAGACGGAGCTGGGCAAGCGCGGGCGCACGGAGGTGCGGCGCCGCTTCGAGGCCGGGGAGCTGGCCGCGGAGCGCCGTGAGGCCGAGCGCTACCTCGGTGGTCCCGCGACCCTTCCCCGGTGTCTGGCCGTCCCGCGTTGGGTACCTCGCGCCCGGCGGGCCTCGGAGACGGTGGCTGGATCCGGTCCCCTCCTGGTGGTCTCCGACGCCGGTTTCGCCGGGGCCCTTCGTTCGCACGTCGCCGGCAGGCAGCTCCTCCACGTGGAGCCGGGCTCCGGTGAGGCCCTGACGCAAGCCCTCGAGTCGAGCGCGGCGCGAGGACAGTCCGTCGCGGAGGTGGTGTACGCCGTGGGCAGGAGCGAGGGGACGCGGCGCATGGACCGGACCACCCTGGTGGAGGCCGTCGCGCCATTGCTGCGTCTGGTGCGGGCCCTGGCTCGTCCCGCCGCGGATGGGCCCGTCCGGCTCTGGGCCGTGGTCCCGTCTCCGGAAGGGGCGCTCGCCACGGGTTCGGCCCACCTCCTGGTGCCAGGGCTGCTCTGGTCCGCCATGGCCGAGGTGTCCGGCCTGGAGGCTCGGGTCCTCTGGGTTCCTCCTGGCGAGGAGGCCGCCGCCCGGTGTGTGGCCGGGGAGCTCGCGATTCCGCGTGCCGCGCGCGAGGTGTCCTGGCACGACGGCCGGCGCTGGGAGCGGGCCTATTCGCCCTGGGTGCCTTCGCGGGTGGAGTCGCCGCGCCGCCTCCAGCGCGAGGGCTTCTATCTGGTGACGGGCGCGCTCGGCGGGGTGGGGCAGGCCTGGGCCCGCTACCTGCGGCGGAGCCTCCGTGCCCGGTTGCTGCTGGTGGGACGGCGGGAGCGGGATGCCGTCGCCGAGGCGGTCGAGCGCGAGCTCGGCGCGGCGGAGTACGTGCCGGTGGACATCACGGACGCGGCGAAGCTCCAGGAGGTGGTGCGTCAGGCGGAGCTCCGGCGGGGCCGTCCCCTCGACGGTGCCTTCCACTTCGCCGGCACCCTGGAGCCTCTTCCCCTGGAGAGCCAGACGGCGGAGACACTCGTGCGGGACGCGGCGGCGCATGTGCTCGGCGCGGTGGCCCTCGCCGAGGTCTTCCGCGTGCGGCCACGCTCCCCGCTCGTCTTCACCTCCTCGCTGATGGGAACGCTCGGGGCGGGGTTGCATGCGAGCTACTGCGCCGCCTCGGGTTTCATCGATCGCTTCGCGCAGGCGCTCGCCGCCGAGGGCCGGTCCGCGGTGGCGGTGTCGTTCAGCTCCATCCGGGGCACGGGCATGGCGAGGGACTTGAAGGCCTCGCCCCCGGGCTATCGCATGCTCGAGCCGCCCCAGGCGCTGGCCGCCCTGCTGCTCGCGGTGGAGTCGGGTGCCTCGCAGGTGCTGGCGGGCGTGGAGGGCTCGGCCCTTCCCTGGCGCGGGGCCGGTCTGGGCTCCGGCGTGCCCCTGGAGCAGGCCCACCTCTTCGTCGTCCCCCAGGCCGGTGGACGGCTCCCGGAGGAAGGGCTGCGCGCCGACGCGGTGCTCCACCCGGTGCCCTCCCTCCCCAGGTCTCCCGAGGGGACGGTGGATCGCCAGGCGCTCGCCGCGGAGGCCTTCGGTGGGGCGGCGGACTCGCCCCTGGGGCCCTTCGAGCAGGTGGTGGCGGAGGCCTTCCGCGAGGTGCTCGGCGTGGACGCGGTGGGCGCGGGCTCGGACTTCTTCTCCCTCGGGGGCAGCTCGCTCCAGGCCTCCCGGGTGATGGCGCGCGTCAACGAGCGCACCGGGCTGCGGCTGCGCGAGGTGGCCGTGTTCGAATACCCCTCCGTCTCCCGGCTGGCGGCCTACATCCGCCAGTCCGTGGACCCCAGTCAGGTGGACGTGACCCGTCTGTCCGATGAACAGGTGGCCCTGCTGCTGCACGCGCTGCACGCCCCCTGA
- a CDS encoding methyltransferase, with the protein MMAPRSATPPALAKSLHFWARNASNESALLRTSLSVGLFDALPVEGEGTPVTVRQLAEQVGATVRGVRSLVELLVCLGLVHMDDARGLTLARPVAAFLRDAPFKERLHDVARWWGPVGLLEDAVRSGEAVEHGGQRWDVLDHYRRLFLETTPAPSPEAEDFFDRFARSSARTWLLVAVGRMGLLDQLATGPQEEATLRAAMGASERGLRTVLDVLAHLGLTRTEGTTVRFTDEARQVLEGKALQYLLRSFSVSAQYWEALERLDETVRHERFILDLKDPEVSRRFYADNSNQITAVFASHFQLSRRAASTIAQVRPLTGASVLDIGTGSGVWGVAFARTEPTAHVTYFDQEAVLAQAKRNVEQLQALSRARFWAGNLFTQDFGSAAYDFIILPQVLNVLRPESLPDMFRRVARALKPDGILVIAEYVLDERRDGPLDHLYFGLRRFLTNEGDLLSHSEYRELLADVGLTASVCLPLPTQELLLAARSGVTLPTRLAPTTRTGV; encoded by the coding sequence ATGATGGCTCCGCGCAGCGCCACGCCCCCCGCCCTGGCGAAGTCCCTGCATTTCTGGGCGCGCAACGCCTCGAATGAATCGGCGCTGCTGCGCACCTCGCTGAGCGTGGGTCTCTTCGACGCACTGCCAGTGGAGGGCGAGGGCACGCCGGTGACGGTGAGACAGCTCGCGGAGCAGGTGGGGGCCACGGTCCGCGGCGTGCGCTCACTGGTTGAACTGCTGGTGTGCCTGGGACTGGTGCACATGGACGATGCGCGTGGCCTCACGCTGGCCCGTCCGGTGGCGGCCTTCCTGAGGGACGCCCCCTTCAAGGAGAGGCTCCACGACGTGGCGCGGTGGTGGGGGCCCGTGGGCCTCCTGGAGGACGCGGTGCGGAGCGGCGAGGCGGTGGAGCACGGAGGCCAGCGCTGGGACGTGCTCGACCACTACCGGCGGCTCTTCCTGGAAACGACGCCCGCCCCCTCACCGGAGGCGGAGGACTTCTTCGACCGCTTCGCGCGCAGCAGCGCACGCACCTGGCTCCTGGTAGCCGTGGGCCGGATGGGACTGCTCGATCAGCTCGCCACGGGCCCTCAGGAAGAAGCGACGCTCCGAGCGGCGATGGGAGCCAGCGAGCGGGGCCTGCGCACGGTGCTGGACGTGCTGGCCCACCTGGGGCTCACCCGGACCGAAGGCACCACGGTGCGCTTCACGGACGAGGCCCGGCAGGTGCTCGAGGGCAAGGCATTGCAGTACCTGCTCCGCTCCTTCTCCGTCTCCGCGCAGTACTGGGAGGCGCTGGAGCGGCTCGACGAGACGGTGCGGCACGAGCGCTTCATCCTGGACCTGAAGGATCCCGAGGTGAGCCGGCGCTTCTACGCGGACAACTCGAACCAGATCACGGCGGTGTTCGCCTCGCACTTCCAGCTCAGCCGGCGCGCGGCCTCGACGATTGCCCAGGTACGGCCGCTGACGGGCGCCTCGGTGCTCGACATCGGCACGGGCTCGGGTGTGTGGGGCGTGGCCTTCGCGAGGACGGAGCCCACGGCGCACGTCACCTACTTCGACCAGGAGGCGGTGCTCGCGCAGGCGAAGCGCAATGTGGAACAACTCCAGGCGTTGAGCCGGGCACGCTTCTGGGCGGGCAACCTCTTCACCCAGGATTTCGGGAGCGCCGCGTACGACTTCATCATCCTCCCGCAGGTGCTCAACGTGCTGCGGCCCGAGTCCCTGCCGGACATGTTCCGCCGCGTGGCGCGCGCGCTGAAACCAGACGGCATCCTCGTCATCGCCGAGTACGTGCTCGACGAGCGGCGCGACGGCCCGCTGGACCACCTCTACTTCGGGCTGCGGCGCTTCCTCACCAACGAGGGGGATCTGCTCTCCCACTCGGAGTACCGCGAGCTGTTGGCGGACGTGGGCCTCACCGCGTCGGTCTGCCTGCCGCTCCCCACGCAGGAGCTGCTCCTCGCCGCGCGCTCCGGGGTGACGCTGCCCACGCGGCTCGCGCCTACCACGCGCACGGGCGTCTGA